TCTAGTTCTAAATACTATTTATTGACTATTGTGCAAGTTTCTAAAACTATAATGATTGACCATCTCTCGAATTGGGCTTTGACAAAATTCTATACACACAAGGTCAGGATTATTACTATTAATAATCCAGGATTATTATATTACTATTAATAATCCATTCATTTTAGATGCTAACACACgcaactaaaaaaaaacacaacatgCAATTGTTCATAATTCGAACCTTTGCATCACATTTTCAGAAAGTAATTTATTGGTAATATGGTTTAAAAGTTTCTTACATGTCCACCACCCATAAGTTGTCATATCATAGCATTTTTTAAGAGTCTTAAAAAGAttacaaaacaatattaaacTAAGACGACGCAATTAGGCACTAAGTGCTTGTTGCTGGTGAGTAGAATAACAACGACTCACATAATAATGATGTTCTTagcaattaattataataaacaaaCCAATAATTGACCAATAAAAATCAAGGAAATCAATGACACTTGAAACTTGGATGGACAAACAACATTTAAATGGAATCATCGATAGTAAAAAGATAGAAACCACTCAGCCACTTTCAACTGCTTACCCAAAGTGTTTCATTACTTTAAGCCTCTTTTTGCAGTACACGATTagtcaataaaaaatattctaattattacTAGTATTTTATTTCCCCTGTGTAGTGGGGAGGAGGGTTTACTAAAtctcatattattttaaagaggaagatatggaatcgcgagtttttctttcctcttctaattataaaattattaacttGTTAATCAATTGTTAACCCCAAAACAGAAGAAATGCTTGCAACGTAACCTCCACTTGTTTCCAGTTGTGTCACCAAGTTGGTCACCAAGTTGACGAGTGTTTGGCAATGGACAATCCTTTGACCTTGTACTGGGCAACTCTCTCCCCTCCCTACTCTCTTATATGCGCAATCTTAGGCTTAAACCAAATAAGAGCATCAGAGAGAGGTGGAGCCGTCGAGAAAGAACCAAAAATGATAAGGAGTGAACATTGAACAACCGAATAACGTAAAGAGCCAATCTCATTTGCCAAATCCAATTATCCGAAAAATCacttttttgagaaatactgagTCATTACATGATAACAAAGTTTTATGACCTGAAGATTGTCTTTCCAGAAACAAAAGGGAAGTGACGAGGATCTTACACGATACGCTCGAGCTCTCTGGCGTAGCTTAGAGTCTGGTTGATGAGCTGAAGAGACGGAATCTCTTTGCAGGGTGCGGTTTCTTTGGCTTTCTGGAACACAACAAACCCGTCCTTCACTTCCCACTCAGGGTGCTCCTATAACATACCAAATCACATCAAGGGTTCatgaaagaaattaaaaaagagaTTCCAAAATGTTTGTTATGATTACCTCATTGACATAGGTCAAGAGTTCTTGATCAGAAGAGAAGAGCAACATCTGCCGGGCATCGCTGATAGAGACATAATCATAAGCTTTCTCGCTGCATCCAGCTATCTCATCTCTGATAACGATGAAAAAGGATGAGTATAACACGCTAGATGAGACTGAACTAATAACTCAGAGAAGGACGGACTATACCTAATGGTCTTTGCCAAGAGGTCCATGAAATAAACGTAGGTCGCATCAGGTGCGGTCTGTCTAGCACTGAGGACACGGTTATAGGCACCTTCCATGAAGGACTGCTCAAGCTCAACGGCATGCTTGATGCAAGGATTCTCCAGAGTAGCAGAGGAGAGCAACTCGAGTTCGGTGTGGAATTCAGCAATTCTGTTTTGCACAAGCAGCCTGAGGAGGTTGAGACCAAGGATAAGATTCTCCTGTGGAGATGGTGGAAGACGGTTCCTAGCATCGACATAGTAGGGTTTGAGCTGGAAGAAATCTCTCTCAAAAGCATCTTGATCCTCAGTTTTAACGCTCAGAAC
The nucleotide sequence above comes from Brassica napus cultivar Da-Ae chromosome A9, Da-Ae, whole genome shotgun sequence. Encoded proteins:
- the LOC106366462 gene encoding 26S proteasome non-ATPase regulatory subunit 8 homolog A, which gives rise to MDPQLTEVSQQLERFKAAFVRKDYNTCSDLLSRLKVLLTKFTSLPPLFENTPNAAQELTIARDIYEHAVVLSVKTEDQDAFERDFFQLKPYYVDARNRLPPSPQENLILGLNLLRLLVQNRIAEFHTELELLSSATLENPCIKHAVELEQSFMEGAYNRVLSARQTAPDATYVYFMDLLAKTIRDEIAGCSEKAYDYVSISDARQMLLFSSDQELLTYVNEEHPEWEVKDGFVVFQKAKETAPCKEIPSLQLINQTLSYARELERIV